In Aspergillus luchuensis IFO 4308 DNA, chromosome 1, nearly complete sequence, the following are encoded in one genomic region:
- a CDS encoding FAD-dependent oxidoreductase (CAZy:AA7;~COG:C;~EggNog:ENOG410PWDY;~InterPro:IPR006093,IPR006094,IPR036318,IPR016166, IPR012951;~PFAM:PF08031,PF01565;~go_function: GO:0016491 - oxidoreductase activity [Evidence IEA];~go_function: GO:0050660 - flavin adenine dinucleotide binding [Evidence IEA];~go_function: GO:0071949 - FAD binding [Evidence IEA];~go_process: GO:0055114 - oxidation-reduction process [Evidence IEA]), with protein MRDIRTPPRWKDPEIQHQVDIALLEDDAAQIEADEARRKIVPLLSRLHRGSVLFPGSQGYRYSVWVRNLRYSLKRPAAVVHAVTAWDVVATVRFCVQERLKLTIRSGGHSNAAHCLNDNGIVLDMRMLNKVVIHPNEDILYVSGGALWSDVYRELHDKDPRLIVVGGQCPTVGVSGFLLGGGISPFSRSYGLGIDSIEAIEIVKANGELDIVSAENHPDLFWALRGGGGGNFGVATGFFLKVHTLNHPEGMVTCGTLGWSVGDMKSRKKFIDTMINWDQTPLPPALCGDALWRYRRDRETKEKRLWAEITIMYNGGKNDCDSELAKVLRGEPDVNTLKEMNFYDWEVGGEAFANHSQVHQHHSSVIIEKGRMTEHVVNFITDWMVSKKEHELESENGGCHVLWDHIGQQTSQKKPDETAFPWRTGEYALSMKASWSNEEKENEMVAEVQRLRDELTKYAIGGKAAYVNFIDDTLTGWWDAYYDTNYERLRQLKKIYDPEDFFEFQQSIRKPRSDHPEIHTVPSRSVAAHKGELDEKNDFLQDDTTQIEKPFSQDAPAESVSDLGCGSLQSGRCSAMSLKRYILGLFARLKS; from the coding sequence ATGAGAGACATCAGAACCCCTCCTCGATGGAAAGACCCCGAAATTCAGCATCAAGTGGATATTGCACTGCTTGAAGACGACGCTGCCCAAATTGAAGCAGATGAAGCTCGCAGAAAAATCGTACCCCTTTTGTCAAGGCTACACCGAGGTTCGGTGCTGTTTCCCGGGTCACAGGGCTACAGATACTCAGTGTGGGTTAGAAATCTCCGCTACAGCCTGAAGAGACCGGCTGCTGTTGTGCATGCAGTAACGGCATGGGATGTCGTGGCAACAGTCCGATTCTGCGTCCAAGAAAGGTTGAAGTTGACCATCCGAAGTGGTGGACACTCGAACGCTGCGCATTGTTTGAACGACAATGGTATTGTTCTCGATATGCGGATGTTGAACAAAGTAGTCATCCACCCTAATGAGGACATACTATATGTGTCTGGTGGAGCTCTGTGGAGTGACGTATACAGGGAGCTACATGATAAAGATCCTCGTCTTATCGTCGTGGGTGGCCAGTGTCCAACAGTCGGCGTGAGTGGTTTCTTACTTGGAGGTGGTATAAGCCCATTTTCTCGCTCGTACGGGCTGGGTATCGACAGCATCGAAGCGATAGAGATCGTCAAAGCAAATGGAGAATTGGATATCGTCAGCGCAGAAAACCATCCAGATCTCTTCTGGGCTcttcgtggtggtgggggcGGTAATTTTGGCGTCGCAACAGGATTCTTCTTGAAGGTCCATACGCTCAATCATCCCGAAGGAATGGTGACTTGTGGTACACTAGGATGGTCAGTCGGAGACATGAAGTCAAGGAAGAAATTCATTGACACCATGATAAACTGGGATCAAACCCCCCTGCCCCCAGCGCTATGCGGCGACGCGCTTTGGCGATACCGGAGAGACCGCGAGACCAAGGAGAAAAGGCTCTGGGCAGAGATTACGATCATGTACAACGGCGGAAAGAATGATTGCGACAGTGAGTTGGCCAAGGTTCTGCGTGGCGAACCTGATGTGAATACACTCAAGGAGATGAACTTCTATGACTGGGAAGTTGGAGGTGAGGCGTTTGCCAACCATTCTCAagtccatcaacaccactCCTCTGTTATCATTGAAAAGGGTAGAATGACAGAACACGTTGTCAATTTTATCACGGATTGGATGGTATCAAAAAAGGAGCATGAGCTGGAAAGCGAAAACGGCGGGTGTCACGTTCTTTGGGATCATATTGGGCAACAAACAAGCCAAAAGAAGCCGGACGAAACAGCCTTTCCATGGCGCACCGGGGAGTATGCACTTTCGATGAAAGCAAGCTGGAGcaatgaagagaaggagaatgaaATGGTTGCAGAAGTCCAAAGACTCCGGGACGAGCTAACGAAATATGCCATTGGAGGGAAAGCGGCGTATGTGAACTTCATCGACGATACATTGACGGGCTGGTGGGATGCATATTACGATACCAACTATGAAAGGCTCCGGCAGCTGAAGAAAATCTATGACCCTGAAGATTTCTTCGAGTTTCAGCAGAGTATTCGAAAGCCCAGGAGCGACCATCCAGAAATACATACTGTGCCATCACGCAGTGTTGCGGCCCATAAGGGGGAATTGGACGAGAAGAATGATTTCCTTCAAGATGATACCACGCAGATTGAGAAGCCATTCTCTCAAGATGCACCCGCGGAGTCAGTAAGCGATTTGGGATGCGGCAGTCTTCAAAGTGGGCGTTGTTCTGCAATGTCTTTGAAGCGATACATTCTCGGCCTTTTTGCTAGATTAAAGTCATAA
- a CDS encoding uncharacterized protein (COG:S;~EggNog:ENOG410PKJC;~SECRETED:SignalP(1-17);~TransMembrane:7 (n3-13c17/18o435-454i474-497o509-532i544-566o586-606i691-713o725-745i)) yields the protein MRLSCALFMLLAVGVYSADLGALSTAAPDQDGQDLFLIPQNNYNGWVNPEDLRPMPQCIAQQDQSTWLEILTKCTAKRCTSHFGFICTHHQWLTHLGCLSVAFSSDVIARYLPYCGRSILAKAQLYSWIRDITGREWLVEVGDTNELQNLSPASLAEGYSTVDVLKKAPGCLTGSVCSFSREPFQRVMASCRFTSASHHTGNAARPWEYNEPVRSIIALDSETVGYDLVQQHIKDGYYFDKDCFCSSFAVDFEEEPCSDSERLDWTKQRLWLNATCGSKSLPDNWTDALLTTQFAFIALEGWSWPKCVMDMPKKVTDLTDQCAADACKLDSSGYCQVTRAVDRKCFCQHISYDSCEGSCQIFETRIDYIRWLHDLCGGIQDWQGLPNNWRQLSEPTLTEMIPWQWALKPSMAPDTTPITQPGDNKATEACPSNQWKFGSFAIINIATFIALLLCQRKRMLQSKNVNSVEHSQPIYWAFKGILLATIQVFANLFISVLVQKVPGYGEVPIFQLMLLWCSMPRLSWLMMFLLGLQQFGPKSLSAAASLLFAEILLQLLSAYYILITVYYGWEHNFYLGTVEIWVPTKIMYAGALMWLLTVIMAFAVSIRAMRKMEKSSVSVFTSLNISEEGMPPIKEYHNIQTGRMFHPATGRPRAPEEAPLIRDQSNRTSYDPILVQPRLISLPHRPRLAELYAATTSFLLFLWIAQLLFWGGFIGLSSEEFCPPILGVLTAVWMTSSLVGTIIAFS from the exons ATGAGATTATCATGTGCGCTTTTCATGCTGCTGGCTGTTGGCGTATATAGTGCCGACCTTGGAG CGCTTTCAACCGCCGCTCCCGATCAAGACGGACAGGATCTTTTCCTAATTCCCCAAAACAACTATAATGGCTGGGTAAATCCTGAAGATCTCAGACCCATGCCACAATGCATAGCGCAGCAAGATCAGTCGACCTGGCTGGAAATCTTGACAAAGTGTACTGCCAAACGGTGCACATCCCATTTCGGCTTCATTTGcacccatcaccaatggTTGACCCATCTCGGCTGTCTCAGCGTTGCATTCTCCTCAGATGTTATCGCAAGGTATCTCCCCTACTGTGGCAGATCGATACTCGCCAAAGCGCAATTGTATTCATGGATTCGTGACATTACGGGTAGAGAGTGGCTTGTCGAGGTCGGCGACACGAATGAGCTCCAGAACCTTTCCCCAGCCTCACTAGCCGAGGGGTACTCAACTGTGGACGTTCTCAAGAAGGCGCCAGGATGCCTCACCGGCTCAGTCTGTTCATTTTCAAGGGAGCCTTTCCAGCGGGTAATGGCTTCCTGTCGCTTTACAAGCGCAAGTCATCACACAGGAAATGCTGCCCGGCCCTGGGAATATAACGAGCCCGTGCGATCCATTATCGCTCTTGATTCAGAGACAGTTGGCTATGACCTTGTCCAGCAGCACATAAAGGATGGCTACTACTTTGACAAGGATTGCTTCTGCAGCTCCTTCGCTGTAGATTTCGAAGAAGAGCCTTGTTCAGATTCAGAACGATTGGACTGGACGAAACAGCGCCTGTGGCTCAATGCAACCTGTGGTTCAAAGTCCTTACCTGATAACTGGACGGATGCACTTCTAACTACACAATTCGCCTTTATTGCGCTTGAGGGTTGGAGCTGGCCCAAGTGCGTCATGGATATGCCAAAGAAGGTCACTGATCTTACAGATCAATGTGCAGCCGATGCGTGTAAGCTCGATTCTAGCGGATACTGCCAAGTCACACGGGCAGTTGACAGGAAATGCTTTTGCCAACATATCAGCTATGATTCCTGTGAGGGTTCGTGCCAGATATTCGAAACCCGGATAGACTATATCAGATGGCTCCACGATCTTTGTGGTGGGATTCAGGACTGGCAAGGTCTACCAAATAACTGGCGTCAGCTATCTGAGCCCACCTTGACCGAGATGATACCATGGCAATGGGCTCTCAAGCCCTCCATGGCACCGGATACTACCCCTATTACTCAGCCTGGAGACAACAAAGCAACCGAAGCATGTCCCTCGAATCAGTGGAAATTTGGAAGCTTTGCTATTATAAACATAGCTACTTTCATCGCATTGCTTCTCTGTCAGAGGAAACGCATGCTTCAAAGCAAAAACGTCAATTCAGTAGAACACTCACAGCCAATTTATTGGGCTTTCAAGGGCATTCTCCTTGCCACTATCCAGGTCTTTGCCAACTTGTTCATTTCTGTGCTGGTCCAGAAAGTTCCGGGCTATGGAGAGGTTCCCATATTCCAACTGATGCTTCTCTGGTGTTCAATGCCTCGCCTTTCATGGCTGATGATGTTCTTACTTGGTCTACAACAATTTGGGCCAAAGAGCCTGTCCGCAGCTGCGTCTCTATTATTTGCGGAAAtactccttcagctcctATCCGCATATTACATACTCATAACAGTCTATTATGGCTGGGAACACAACTTCTACCTCGGCACTGTAGAAATATGGGTACCTACAAAAATCATGTACGCCGGAGCACTTATGTGGCTATTAACCGTTATCATGGCATTTGCTGTATCAATTCGGGCGATGCGCAAGATGGAAAAGTCCAGTGTATCCGTTTTCACGTCTCTGAATATTTCCGAAGAAGGAATGCCGCCAATAAAAGAATATCACAACATACAAACGGGAAGGATGTTTCATCCCGCGACCGGAAGGCCAAGGGCCCCAGAAGAAGCACCATTAATAAGGGATCAAAGCAATCGCACAAGCTATGACCCTATTCTCGTCCAGCCTCGCCTGATCTCGCTACCCCACAGGCCACGGCTTGCGGAATTGTATGCGGCTACTACGagtttcttgctttttctttggattGCACAATTGCTCTTCTGGGGTGGATTTATTGGTCTGAGTTCTGAAGA GTTCTGCCCCCCAATACTCGGAGTCCTCACAGCTGTGTGGATGACTTCCTCGCTGGTGGGCACtattattgctttttcttaG
- a CDS encoding uncharacterized protein (COG:S;~EggNog:ENOG410Q2E7;~InterPro:IPR000719,IPR011009;~go_function: GO:0004672 - protein kinase activity [Evidence IEA];~go_function: GO:0005524 - ATP binding [Evidence IEA];~go_process: GO:0006468 - protein phosphorylation [Evidence IEA]) — protein MQLANSCRLNPENTNIQFMREISGSPASSIFEITYDNVTYALKLYHDNGDPGLTERGRDLNRYRCELKAYMNLLRHGVCDRGFVPYFYGYIDRLDPSTFQPALRHFTHDKLHPSAILLEYLPAAESLNCVNYSTALYNTAIEGMKEIHNAHVHHRDIYPKNILLSEGGSKKRLVWVDFDVSTTFNSTGPEEEKYSKYEEELVVGCGKALQEDQKQGLPPNTKFY, from the exons ATGCAATTGGCGAACAGTTGTCGATTGAACCCCGAGAACACAAACATACAATTCATGAGAGAGATCTCAGGCTCTCCAGCTTCCTCAATTTTTGAGATAACATATGACAACGTAACATACGCCCTGAAACTT TATCACGATAATGGGGATCCCGGGCTCACGGAGCGGGGGCGAGACTTGAATAGATATCGCTGTGAACTTAAAGCCTACATGAACCTGCTCCGTCATGGCGTGTGTGACCGCGGATTTGTTCCATATTTCTATGGGTATATCGATCGGCTCGATCCATCAACATTTCAGCCTGCCCTACGGCATTTCACTCATGACAAATTGCATCCTAGTGCGATTCTCCTTGAGTACCTTCCAGCGGCGGAAAGCCTGAACTGTGTGAATTATTCAACTGCTCTTTATAACACAGCAATTGAAGGCATGAAAGAAATACACAATGCCCATGTTCACCACAGGGATATATACCCCAAGAATATTCTACTATCAGAGGGAGGAAGCAAAAAGAGGCTGGTATGGGTTGACTTTGACGTTTCAACGACCTTCAACAGTACGGGGCCTGAGGAAGAAAAGTACAGTAAATATGAAGAGGAGCTTGTTGTCGGCTGCGGAAAAGCATTG CAAGAGGACCAAAAACAAGGTCTTCCCCCGAATACGAAGTTTTATTGA
- a CDS encoding uncharacterized protein (COG:S;~EggNog:ENOG410PMWP;~TransMembrane:4 (i126-146o152-171i224-241o247-266i)), producing the protein MLHPKLPDFSLDLAGVVAIADLSTVSQRTVITGTAALLDCLILCPGLHLQQHASNLNKGEYPAAAAMTSGYVFRIENPATVHYLQKISKTAHLTTVEVVNIDNHMSWAGRAANILFITANANIISILTYAIAASLTIAVLVCLILMKDWWGLFVILIMILARALNVVLIRLRSRLGWIGASETGRSDLLVLLSQDRWVRIQGAIDDVKAVTAGQWLREMEPYESWVAAIATVLTYLDAALASNATQFGKLLLILLLIVSAGLLAVANQFTTKLQMHGNVLEVKGKPREYHRRLVMAEELIAEHGGKRGWALRLGLINSEDYFDSDVEARGGSASSASASGSQGGVRRKAGTVEGIHAVTM; encoded by the coding sequence ATGCTGCATCCCAAGCTTCCCGATTTCTCCCTCGACCTCGCTGGAGTGGTCGCCATTGCTGACCTTTCGACTGTCTCCCAACGCACAGTTATTACTGGAACGGCCGCCCTCCTAGACTGTCTCATTCTCTGCCCGGGCTTGCACCTTCAGCAGCATGCCTCTAATCTCAACAAGGGCGAATACCCGGCCGCCGCCGCGATGACCAGCGGCTATGTGTTTCGTATTGAGAACCCAGCCACGGTGCACTACCTCCAGAAGATCAGCAAGACAGCTCATCTCACCACCGTCGAAGTCGTCAATATTGACAACCACATGAGCTGGGCGGGACGGGCCGCGAATATTCTGTTTATCACGGCCAATGCCAACATAATCTCCATCCTAACATACGCGATAGCTGCCTCTCTGACCATCGCCGTTCTAGTCTGCCTAATCCTAATGAAGGATTGGTGGGGTCTGTTTGTGATCCTGATTATGATTCTCGCGCGCGCCTTGAACGTGGTCTTAATCCGTCTTCGCAGCCGGTTGGGCTGGATTGGCGCATCCGAGACGGGCCGGAGTGATCTGCTCGTTCTTCTGAGCCAAGACCGATGGGTGCGTATCCAGGGTGCCATCGACGATGTAAAAGCCGTCACGGCGGGCCAGTGGCTCCGCGAGATGGAGCCCTATGAGAGCTGGGTTGCCGCTATTGCCACAGTGCTCACATATCTCGATGCCGCTCTTGCCAGTAACGCGACCCAATTTGGAAAGCTTCTCTTAATCTTGCTACTGATTGTCTCAGCTGGTCTGTTAGCTGTGGCTAATCAGTTCACTACCAAATTGCAAATGCATGGGAACGTCCTGGAGGTAAAGGGGAAGCCTCGTGAGTATCACAGACGCTTGGTTATGGCTGAGGAGCTTATCGCGGAGcatggaggaaagaggggcTGGGCGCTGCGATTAGGCTTGATAAACTCGGAGGACTACTTTGATTCGGATGTGGAAGCTCGAGGAGGTTCGGCTTCGTCGGCCAGCGCGTCAGGAAGCCAGGGGGGCGTGCGTCGGAAGGCAGGTACGGTCGAGGGGATACATGCCGTCACGATGTGA
- a CDS encoding uncharacterized protein (COG:S;~EggNog:ENOG410PNE4;~InterPro:IPR010730) → MSFRRSSRYTWKRQLAGLKEEESGDESDDSLNSTISKNPRDREISLLIKRSDSCISQATDIIAKNEISQDDQGCSDSASSPIKLNDGGLPYKPEMRNLAPGRLAFRKADDAFCQEQQLWRSIIESDSHRATFEELRWAIRLGGWKNDNPQKKLTELIKTRSEEIKKTKAKIEEITEAKNLLSKTIEACESQVNEADASMRKLQLPRIEEDARKKKSEMEKATEEYLGGMSDLAYYEEEQEWSKQNLEYLNGRMEVRSGQVEEAANDEGNTTDDVESLVSKGKDRVEGATKEEVLEFLHDPAAEDAEQSTNGQKQGGDANSQDEKNEEEKEEENEVEENEEREEREEKGDVEDGGVLEKDARLIASDIEQTKRYLDHIGEYLEKQKKKNERLEKRRDEAWHEYQKLSKESAMTRRKADELAQNLTTFRGKLDNLGEKRRQLEKFEEQQRQYVDKLENEAGLAKKKQGILDRVVSSIEEKVQKEIVDHFSEPEPIASTRSNTRSSTDSDAEDSLRRRVEDHLSKTKLIRYLDTKQDEALAALRTEVKQNSVLNLADDEIDELLKVNCALFVAQPLDRSKSAKGDIYMDLKEREFRLLVLCKAPNKYHPLIARLRKDIFQEKTSDAERPDEEGGYAALSYSWGDGSANRPIYLLPDGKDRIEDSFSLLIRENLFCALHRLRREDKNVTLWVDALCIDQENTAEKTS, encoded by the coding sequence ATGAGTTTCCGCAGATCTTCCAGGTATACGTGGAAACGTCAACTCGCTGgcttgaaggaggaagaaagtgGGGATGAGTCTGATGACTCCTTGAATTCCACCATTTCGAAAAATCCGAGGGACCGTGAGATCTCTTTACTGATCAAACGTTCGGATTCTTGTATTTCGCAAGCCACCGATATAATCGCCAAGAACGAAATCTCTCAAGATGACCAAGGTTGTTCAGACAGTGCTTCGAGCCCTATCAAACTGAACGATGGTGGCCTTCCATATAAGCCCGAAATGCGAAACCTAGCTCCTGGTCGACTTGCATTTAGAAAGGCCGACGATGCATTCTGTCAGGAGCAGCAGCTATGGAGAAGTATCATAGAATCAGATAGTCACCGAGCTACTTTCGAAGAGCTGCGCTGGGCAATCCGCTTGGGGGGTTGGAAGAATGACAACCCACAAAAAAAGCTCACCGAGCTGATCAAAACCCGATCGgaggaaatcaagaaaaCTAAAGCCAAAATTGAGGAGATCACAGAGGCTAAGAACCTGCTTTCTAAGACAATCGAAGCCTGTGAGTCACAGGTGAACGAAGCCGACGCTAGTATGCGCAAACTCCAACTCCCAAggattgaggaggatgccaggaaaaaaaaatcggagatggagaaagcCACCGAAGAGTACCTAGGTGGAATGTCAGATCTCGCGTACTAcgaggaagagcaagaatGGTCGAAGCAAAACTTGGAATACCTGAATGGCAGAATGGAGGTCAGGTCTGGTCAAGTAGAGGAAGCCGCAAATGACGAAGGCAACACGACTGACGACGTTGAATCTCTTGTTTCTAAGGGGAAAGATAGAGTTGAGGGCGCCACGAAGGAAGAGGTCCTGGAATTTTTGCATGATCCTGCAGCAGAAGACGCGGAGCAGAGTACAAATGGACAAAAGCAAGGGGGTGATGCAAACTCCCAAGacgagaagaatgaagaagagaaggaggaagaaaatgaagtggaggagaatgaggagagggaggagagggaagagaagggggatgtggaggacgGCGGTGTATTGGAGAAGGATGCACGACTGATCGCATCTGATATAGAACAAACAAAGCGTTACTTGGATCATATTGGGGAATATCttgaaaagcaaaaaaaaaaaaatgagagATTGGAAAAACGTCGTGACGAAGCTTGGCATGAATACCAGAAACTGAGTAAGGAGAGTGCAAtgacgagaaggaaagcagaCGAATTGGCCCAGAATTTGACGACTTTCCGTGGGAAACTAGACAACctgggagagaaaaggagacaGCTGGAGAAATTtgaggagcagcagagacAGTATGTCGACAAGCTCGAGAATGAAGCAGGATTAGCCaagaagaaacaaggaaTTCTGGACCGTGTGGTGAGCAGCATTGAAGAAAAAGTGCAGAAAGAAATTGTCGACCATTTTTCGGAGCCTGAACCCATTGCCAGCACACGATCCAACACACGATCCAGCACAGATTCTGACGCGGAAGACAGTCTGCGTCGACGCGTTGAAGATCACCTTTCGAAGACCAAACTGATAAGATATCTCGACACTAAACAGGACGAAGCCCTCGCTGCTCTCAGGACGGAAGTTAAACAAAATTCCGTTCTGAACTTAGCTGACGATGAAATCGACGAACTGCTTAAGGTTAACTGTGCCTTGTTTGTGGCCCAGCCACTTGACAGATCGAAGAGTGCAAAGGGAGATATCTATATGGACCTCAAAGAACGTGAGTTCCGGCTGCTGGTCCTGTGTAAGGCACCCAACAAATACCACCCGCTCATTGCCCGTCTTCGAAAGGACATTTTCCAAGAGAAGACATCTGACGCGGAGAGacccgacgaggagggaggcTACGCAGCGCTTTCCTACTCTTGGGGTGATGGATCAGCGAACCGCCCCATTTACTTGCTCCCCGATGGGAAAGACCGAATTGAGGATTCATTTTCCCTGCTAATCCGGGAAAACCTCTTCTGTGCATTACACCGATTGCGGAGGGAAGACAAGAATGTGACCCTGTGGGTGGATGCCCTGTGCATTGACCAGGAAAATACCGCAGAGAAAACCAGTTAG
- a CDS encoding uncharacterized protein (COG:S;~EggNog:ENOG410PNE4), translating to MATLDANTDAKDRPRQWAALSELTRDPWFARRWIVQEISLANRAVVYCGEKMVHWDVLVDAIALLVADEERVRALFDPSEWRYGRNTLGEIQFSSANVLLEVISSLFPTTEDRSKHKPLKSLEYLVTTLQTFDASDPRDLIYALVHISRDYSEGRITMGPQPTEKQRTPGEVHQPSEKEQGPEEEVHQLTEKQQSPQDLQWIPPKLHIDYGTPIPIVFKQFTQYCVEASGSLDIICRPWAKLPKLEERSLLSSSEEYLNNSPLPSWVPLLENEEFGGPGQSHKGRKNGSDSKRTEDWFGICPKNTAIKDNVCILFGCSVPVILRPVGKDAYKLVGEAYVHGAMSGEVVRNMEKEALERSTRIFDIR from the coding sequence ATGGCGACTTTGGACGCCAACACTGACGCCAAGGATCGTCCTCGGCAGTGGGCGGCTCTTTCCGAGCTCACACGGGATCCCTGGTTTGCTAGACGATGGATTGTCCAAGAGATCTCACTTGCGAATAGGGCCGTTGTATATTGTGGTGAGAAGATGGTTCATTGGGATGTGCTGGTCGATGCTATTGCCCTTCTGGTGGCCGACGAAGAGCGAGTCAGAGCCTTGTTCGACCCTTCAGAGTGGCGATATGGGCGCAATACCCTAGGGGAGATTCAATTTTCGAGCGCAAACGTCCTTCTTGAGGTGATAAGTAGCCTGTTTCCAACGACCGAGGACCGAAGCAAACACAAACCATTGAAAAGTTTGGAATACCTCGTAACAACTCTCCAAACCTTCGATGCCAGCGACCCACGCGATTTGATATATGCCCTAGTCCATATTTCGCGCGACTATTCAGAAGGGAGGATCACAATGGGTCCCCAGCCTACGGAAAAGCAGCGAACCCCTGGAGAGGTGCATCAGCCTTCAGAGAAGGAGCAAGGccctgaagaagaggtgCACCAGCTTACAGAGAAGCAGCAAAGCCCTCAAGATCTGCAGTGGATCCCGCCCAAGTTACATATAGATTATGGGACACCTATCCCTATCGTTTTCAAGCAGTTCACTCAGTATTGTGTGGAAGCATCCGGCTCGCTAGACATTATATGTCGCCCGTGGGCAAAACTGCCCAAGCTTGAGGAACGCTCCCTGCTCAGCTCTTCTGAAGAGTACCTGAACAACAGTCCACTTCCAAGCTGGGTTCCTCTGCTGGAGAATGAAGAATTTGGTGGTCCTGGACAGTCCCACAAAGGTCGAAAGAATGGGTCGGACTCAAAAAGAACGGAAGACTGGTTTGGTATTTGCCCAAAGAATACAGCCATCAAGGACAATGTTTGTATTCTGTTCGGGTGTAGTGTTCCGGTTATTTTGCGTCCAGTGGGGAAAGACGCCTATAAGCTAGTTGGGGAAGCATATGTACATGGCGCAATGAGCGGGGAGGTGGTCAGAAATATGGAGAAAGAAGCGTTGGAGAGGTCGACTAGAATATTTGACATCAGATGA
- a CDS encoding putative D-arabinitol dehydrogenase ArbD (COG:Q;~EggNog:ENOG410PKFE;~InterPro:IPR002347,IPR036291,IPR020904;~PFAM:PF00106,PF13561,PF08659;~go_function: GO:0016491 - oxidoreductase activity [Evidence IEA];~go_process: GO:0055114 - oxidation-reduction process [Evidence IEA]), with protein MFRSTLVRQAAKALARSPRPAVLAATEQRSLDTFVRSLSSTALRLNKDDDIKKDPFLTATNKAPEGTLGETEGRFARTDENVKFEYPDDENMPRSPIVQGRGGMHFKRTLAQFSLENRVTLVTGGARGLGLTMSQAIVASGSDLAIVDLNREEAQDQAAKLVEQFQKENPGLESDQLPTVTAHYADVSNPESVNNAIAEVIEKHGKIDHLVTSAGFTENFDAISYPYDRMQKLWGVNVDGTYLFATGVAKHLMERKAPGSIVMIGSMSGAIVNVPQPQAPYNAAKAAVRHLASSFAVEWAQHGIRVNCISPGYMLTALTRKILEENPELRDKWISLIPTGKMGTPEDLMGAVTFLLSDASRYVTGADLRVDGGYTLT; from the exons ATGTTCAGATCCACCCTTGTCCGTCAAGCTGCCAAAGCACTTGCTCGGTCACCACGGCCCGCTGTGTTGGCAGCTACGGAACAGCGATCTTTAGATACCTTTGTCCGCTCGCTCTCATCGACAGCTCTCCGTTTGAACAAAGACGATGATATCAAGAAAGACCCCTTCCTAACAGCGACCAACAAAGCTCCCGAGGGCACATTGGGAGAGACAGAAGGTCGCTTTGCCCGTACTGATGAGAATGTCAAGTTCGAGTATCCCGATGACGAGAACATGCCTCGGTCTCCAATTGTTCAGGGTCGTGGTGGTATGCATTTCAAGCGTACACTCGCTCAGTTTTCGCTCGAGAACAGGGTTACTCTTGTGACTGGTGGTGCTCGTGGCCTGGGACTGACCATGTCCCAGGCAATTGTAGCTTCAGGATCAGATCTGGCCATTGTTGACTTGAATA GAGAGGAAGCGCAGGACCAGGCCGCAAAGCTCGTGGAGCAATTTCAGAAGGAAAATCCGGGTCTGGAGTCTGACCA ATTGCCTACCGTCACCGCTCACTACGCCGACGTGTCCAACCCCGAATCCGTGAACAATGCCATTGCAGAAGTCATTGAGAAACACGGGAAGATTGATCACCTTGTTACCTCTGCTGGGTTTACTGAGAATTTTGACGCCATTTCGTATCCTTACGATCGAATGCAGAAGTTGTGGGGTGTCAATGTGGATGGGACCTACTTGTTCGCTACCGGAGTCGCCAAGCACCTCATGGAGCGCAAGGCACCGGGTAGCATTGTCATGATAGGTAGCATGTCTGGTGCTATTGTTAACGTTCCCCAGCCTCAAGCTCCTTATAATGCAGCCAAAGCCGCTGTCCGTCATCTTGCCTCTTCTTTCGCCGTTGAGTGGGCCCAGCATGGCATTCGCGTTAACTGTATCAGTCCCGGATATATGCTTACTGCACT TACTCGGAAGATCCTCGAGGAGAACCCCGAGCTCCGCGATAAGTGGATATCTCTCATTCCTACCGGCAAGATGGGTACTCCAGAAGACCTGATGGGTGCTGTTACCTTCCTCCTGAGTGATGCTTCCCGCTACGTTACGGGAGCTGATCTCCGTGTTGATGGTGGCTACACTCTGACTTGA